A single Gigantopelta aegis isolate Gae_Host unplaced genomic scaffold, Gae_host_genome ctg2030_pilon_pilon, whole genome shotgun sequence DNA region contains:
- the LOC121391268 gene encoding uncharacterized protein LOC121391268, producing the protein MSSSEKKRTISSTKRDQKTGENRDSWRRSFDSEAEASSHPLIEYPSPLEFVESLVVQPDLTFKILIVGNPHVGKSCFLTRLCSNTFTSRYASTIGVDFYSRAIRLNDEIISLQLWDNSWTRKRYNADFIESSAKTGYNV; encoded by the exons ATGTCGTCTtctgaaaagaaaagaacaattTCTTCTACTAAACGCGATCAGAAAACTGGAGAGAATAGAGATTCCTGGAGACGCTCGTTTGATAGTGAAGCAGAAGCTAGTTCTCATCCTTTAATAGAATATCCTTCG CCATTGGAATTTGTAGAGAGTCTTGTTGTTCAACCTGACCTCACATTCAAAATTCTCATAGTTGGTAATCCACATGTGGGCAAATCCTGTTTCTTGACAAGATTATGTTCTAATACATTTACTTCAAGATATGCCTCTACAATTG GTGTAGATTTTTACAGTCGTGCTATTCGACTCAATGATGAGATTATATCATTACAATTATGGGATAACAGCTGGACAAGAAAG agatACAATGCTGATTTTATTGAGAGCAGTGCTAAGACAGGATATAACGTGG